GCATGATTTTGAGTTTTACTTTACCCAGGATGTTCCTGTCCCAGCAAGGGGCTATTCATTGTGAAATCCGAAGAAAATTTCCCGGCGACGGGGATACTGGTTCAGGTAGCGCCGAAATTTTTGCCAATCGAAACTGCGGGGGTCAGAACGTGAGCCGGATGTATCCACGGCTTTGTGGGTGGTGATGCGTTCCCAGGGCACACAGGTTTTGGCAATCAACCACGCCAGGGATTGATACTGAGCATCGGTGTAGCCACTGTGGAAAAGGGGGTTTGTGGGTGGCGGTGAACTAGGCGCGGGTGCTGCTTTGGTGGTCGTCACCATATCTGGTTTTGGAGTCTGAGACGGTTGTGATTGCGGCGGCGGGCGGTAGTAGCCATCCTCAGGCGATTCCAACGAAATGTGATAGGCAAAATTATTGACCGAAAAGACACCTTTGGGATTCGTTTTCACTGCTTCGCCCCGAAACGAGGATGGCGCTGCCCCGTAAGCCCGCATTTCCGGTGGCACTAGATACACAACCGTTCCATCACAGCGGATAATCACGTGATAACTCACCTGCAAGTCATCGCGGCCTGTATGGTCCTTTTGAAACAGACTAATCGCTGCATCGGCAGGTCCAGCCGTTTCATGGAGAACAATCAGGGGCGGGTAGCTGATCGGTTGTCCCCATACATCCAACTGATGCCGCTGACCGTAATTGCTAGGGTGCACGAATGCTGTTTCCTCAGGGGGCTGGTACTGCGGCCAGGACTTCGCCCTCGATAGACCTTCCGGACACAACCCGGGTCCTGCGGGTAACGGCGATAGTTGGCTAATCAGAATAGTTGCTGTTGGTCGTTGCCACCATGCCCACACCTGCGTCGCTACCAGGAAGAGCAG
This Gloeomargarita sp. SKYB120 DNA region includes the following protein-coding sequences:
- a CDS encoding peptidoglycan recognition protein family protein, which gives rise to MRRWQRWLTWGVLALLFLVATQVWAWWQRPTATILISQLSPLPAGPGLCPEGLSRAKSWPQYQPPEETAFVHPSNYGQRHQLDVWGQPISYPPLIVLHETAGPADAAISLFQKDHTGRDDLQVSYHVIIRCDGTVVYLVPPEMRAYGAAPSSFRGEAVKTNPKGVFSVNNFAYHISLESPEDGYYRPPPQSQPSQTPKPDMVTTTKAAPAPSSPPPTNPLFHSGYTDAQYQSLAWLIAKTCVPWERITTHKAVDTSGSRSDPRSFDWQKFRRYLNQYPRRREIFFGFHNE